CGTACTCGAGAATGAGATCCCACCCGATAATCCACGCGAAGATCTCGCCGAGCGTGGCGTAGGCGTACGTATAGGCGCTCCCGGCAACCGGGATCATCGACGCCAGCTCCGCGTAGCAGAGCGCGGCGAAGCTGCAGGCGACCGCCACGAGAAAAAAAGAGAGCGCGATGCCAGGACCGGCGCCGGGTCGGCCGATCGACGCGATCGAGCTGGGGCCTTCGAGAAGCAGGTCAAGCAGCGGGGCGTGCAGTACGGATTCGTACGCGCGCACCTCGCCCGCCGCCGCCGTGCCGGTAAGGATGAAGATGCCGGATCCGATGACCGCGCCGATCCCCAATGCCGCCATCGACCAGGGACCGAGCGTCTTGGCCAATCGCCGAGCCGGGTCTTCCGAATCGGCGATCAGCCGGTCTATGCTCTTGGTGCGAAACAGGGAGTTCATCCCCGGTTCCGCCTAGCGCTTGCGCTGGCCCTTCGCCTGGTGCTGGACCCGCTTCTTGTTGGAGCCGCGGGCGACGCCGGAGGCGCGTTTCGCCTTGGCGGGCGCCGCTTTCCGCGCCTTGCGCTTGGCTACCTTCCGCTCGGCTCGATCGGTGATGTGCTTCGTATTCATGCGTCTATTGAAATCCTGCGTACTTCGCGATCAATTTCTTCAGGCCGTGGCCCGGGAACATCACCGTCACCTTGGCGTCGTCGCCTTCGCCCTCCCGCCGAACCACAGTGCCGCGCCCGTATTTAGGGTGGACCACTGTGGAGCCCTCGCCGGTCCTGCCCGCGGCGGGCTTGCTCTTACCAAACGAACCGGGAGACTTGGCCGCGGGAAGCGAAGAGGGCCTCGGCGGCGGATTCGCACTGGCCGGTCTTGCCGGCGCATCGTTAAACCCGCGCGCCGGGATTCCGCGCTCACGGAAAAACCGGCTGATGTTCTCTTTTGAATTATAAGCCGATGGCGGAGCCGCGCGCGGGGATTCGGTTTGTTGGGATCGAATCCGCGCGGCGCCCCAACTGCCGGCCTCGCGGACGTATCCGCGTTCGGCGTAGAGATCGATTTCGCCGGTGCGTTCAATACCGGCTTCGTCGAGTTCCTCATCGCCACGATCCGGCACTCCCTCGAACACGCAAAGTTCCTGTGGAATCTCGCGCAGGAACCGCGACTTCACCGCCGGCTCCGACGGTCCCCCGCCATAGCGGCGCCGGGCGTTAGCGTGGGTGATGAAGAGCTGCTTTTCGGCGCGCGTCATCCCGACATAGCAAAGCCGCCGCTCCTCCTCCATCATGGATTCGTTCTCCAGGGAGCGGGCGTGCGGGAACAGCCGCTCCTCCATGCCGGCCAGAAACACAACCGGAAATTCGAGGCCTTTGGCGTTGTGGACCGTCAGCAACGACAGCCGTGCTTTTTCGTCCACCTGATCGGCGTCTGCCACCAGCGCCGCGTGATCGAGAAACTCAGCGATCCCCTCTCCGCGCTCGGCGGCTTCGGCAGCGGCGTTCAACAACTCGTCCAGGTTCTCCAGCCGCGATTCCGACCCGGGCGTCTTGTCGTCCTTGAGCATCCGCCGGTAGCCGGTAAGCTCCAGAATCTCTGAGAGCAATTCGGCGATATTGGCCGCGGCCGTACGGTCGCGAAGATGGTCCACAACGCGACGGAAGGCCGCCACGGCCGCCTCGGCCCGTCCGCTCAAAGCGCCGGAGTCCAGCATGTCCACCAGCGCGTGCCACGGCGAGAGTCCGCGCTCGCGGCCGTGCTGTTCGATTTGCTCGACGGTCGTCTTGCCGATGCCCCGCGCCGGCGTGTTGATGATTCGCAGCAGACTCACCGCGTCGCCGGGAACCATCAGCATCTTCAGGTACGCGAGCATGTCCTTGATTTCGGCGCGCTGGTAGAAGCTCAAACCGCCCACAACGACGTACGGCAGGCGGTAGCGGCGCAGCGCCTCCTCGATCTGCCGTGATTGCGAGTTCGTCCGGTAGAGCACCGCCGCGCGGGCCTTCGCGTCGCGCTTGAAGATCTTGTCCACCGTATCGGCTATGAACAGCGCCTCATTCTCACCATCGTGGGCGCGATACACGGTGACCTTCGGTCCGCCGGCGGCCTCCGTCCACAGCCACTTGCCCTTGCGCTGTTTGTTGTTCGCGATCACCGAACTGGCCGCCTCGAGGATCGTCTTCGTCGACCGGTAGTTCTGCTCCAGCCGGATGACCAGCGCGTTCGGGAAATCGCGCTCGAAGTCGAGGATGTTCTGAATGTCGGCTCCGCGCCAACTGTAGATCGACTGATCCTCGTCGCCCACCACGCAGACGTTATCGTGCGCGTTGGCGATCAGGCGGATGAGTTCGTACTGCGCACGGTTGGTGTCCTGGTACTCGTCGACCATGAGGAACTCGACCCACCGGCCCCACTTTTCGCGCGTGGCGGCGTCGGTCTTGAGCAGGCGGACGCTCTCGAGCAGCAGGTCGTCGAAATCGAGCGCGTTCGCGCGGCCGAGCCCGGTGTTGTACTCCTCGAACAGTTTGGCCATCCACTTCGCTTTGTCGTCGGTGGCCTTCTTCGCCCAGTCTTCCGGGATCTCACCGCGATTCTTGCCCGCCGAAATCGCCGAGAGGACGCTGCGCGGAGGCAGGGCTTTGTCGTCGATGCCGTGCTGCTTGTATAGACTCTTCAGCAGCGACAGTTGATCGTCGTCGTCGTAAATGAGGAATTGGCGGGTGAACGACGGCCGCACCTGCGCCAGGGGAGCGCCGTCACGCCGAAGTAGACGCACGCAAAAGGAGTGGAACGTGGAGACCTCCGGTCCGCGTCCCGGGGGCACGTGAGACCCGAGGAGTCCTCCAATGCGCGCCCGCATCTCGGCGGCGGCTTTGTTGGTGAACGTCACCGCGAGGATGCGCTCGGGGGCCACGTTGTGGCTGGCGATCAGGTGACTGATGCGATGCGTCACCACGCGGGTCTTGCCGCTGCCCGCACCGGCCAGGATCAGCAGCGGGCCATGCACATGCTCCACCGCCTGCTGCTGTTGGGGGTTCAATCCGGAAGTAAAATCCATGAGGTCTGAGAACGGCGATCGGGGGGAGGGCGCGCCGCCCTCGATTATCGCATGGGGTCGCGCGGACGGCCGTGCGGCGGCGGAGCCGTTGACAAACGCGGCCGCAAGACCGCTGTTATGATGAACAAAAGATGGAGCTACCTCCATCCGTCCATCCGTGAACCACACGCGACCCACCGCAGGCCCTCTGCCCGCCTTCCCCGCGCGCCGGCGCGGACAGCCGGTGTGCGATGCCACCTAGCGAAGAGCACGCCCTGCGTGCTCCGGCGGCCATGGAACCGGCGGCAGTCACCGTCCGGCAGCTCGAGGCCGCACTCGGCCAAGCCATCCGCGGCAAGCCGGAAGTCATCCGTCTTTCGCTGGTCTGCCTGCTCGCCAAGGGCCATCTGCTGATCGAGGACGTTCCCGGCGTCGGCAAAACCACGCTCGCGCATTCGCTGGCGCGCGCCGTCCGCTGCCAGTTCCACCGCCTCCAGTTCAC
This DNA window, taken from Bryobacteraceae bacterium, encodes the following:
- a CDS encoding UvrD-helicase domain-containing protein, whose product is MNPQQQQAVEHVHGPLLILAGAGSGKTRVVTHRISHLIASHNVAPERILAVTFTNKAAAEMRARIGGLLGSHVPPGRGPEVSTFHSFCVRLLRRDGAPLAQVRPSFTRQFLIYDDDDQLSLLKSLYKQHGIDDKALPPRSVLSAISAGKNRGEIPEDWAKKATDDKAKWMAKLFEEYNTGLGRANALDFDDLLLESVRLLKTDAATREKWGRWVEFLMVDEYQDTNRAQYELIRLIANAHDNVCVVGDEDQSIYSWRGADIQNILDFERDFPNALVIRLEQNYRSTKTILEAASSVIANNKQRKGKWLWTEAAGGPKVTVYRAHDGENEALFIADTVDKIFKRDAKARAAVLYRTNSQSRQIEEALRRYRLPYVVVGGLSFYQRAEIKDMLAYLKMLMVPGDAVSLLRIINTPARGIGKTTVEQIEQHGRERGLSPWHALVDMLDSGALSGRAEAAVAAFRRVVDHLRDRTAAANIAELLSEILELTGYRRMLKDDKTPGSESRLENLDELLNAAAEAAERGEGIAEFLDHAALVADADQVDEKARLSLLTVHNAKGLEFPVVFLAGMEERLFPHARSLENESMMEEERRLCYVGMTRAEKQLFITHANARRRYGGGPSEPAVKSRFLREIPQELCVFEGVPDRGDEELDEAGIERTGEIDLYAERGYVREAGSWGAARIRSQQTESPRAAPPSAYNSKENISRFFRERGIPARGFNDAPARPASANPPPRPSSLPAAKSPGSFGKSKPAAGRTGEGSTVVHPKYGRGTVVRREGEGDDAKVTVMFPGHGLKKLIAKYAGFQ